A genomic region of Leptolyngbya sp. NIES-2104 contains the following coding sequences:
- a CDS encoding TlyA family RNA methyltransferase → MPKQRLDTLLVDRDLCTSRQQAQRLIQAGEVRVDQQLVDKPGTEVEIDATIEIKARSPFVSRGGEKLSKALEEFPIEIRDRVCLDGGISTGGFTDCLLQSGAKLVYGIDVGYGQVAWSLRQDPRVILRERTNIRHLKPEELYAPDQPIPDLAVVDVSFISLTKILPALWELLQSPKEAVLLVKPQFEVGRDRIGKKGVVRDVKDQTDAIVQVLESARSIGWYYQGLTWSPLLGPAGNIEFLLWMRSDSETISPDFDHIKQLVRSAQKTLLH, encoded by the coding sequence ATGCCTAAACAGCGGCTTGATACGCTTCTCGTCGATCGTGATCTTTGCACGTCTCGCCAACAAGCTCAGCGACTGATTCAGGCGGGTGAAGTTCGGGTCGATCAGCAGTTAGTTGATAAACCAGGAACTGAAGTTGAGATCGATGCCACGATCGAGATTAAAGCGCGATCGCCGTTTGTTTCTCGTGGCGGTGAAAAGCTGAGTAAGGCTTTGGAGGAATTCCCGATCGAGATTCGCGATCGCGTTTGTCTTGATGGTGGCATTTCAACAGGTGGCTTTACCGATTGTTTGCTGCAATCGGGTGCAAAACTGGTCTATGGAATTGATGTTGGGTATGGACAAGTTGCCTGGAGTTTGCGCCAAGATCCGCGTGTGATTTTGAGAGAACGGACGAATATTCGGCATCTTAAACCTGAAGAGTTATATGCTCCTGATCAACCAATTCCCGATTTGGCGGTAGTTGATGTTTCGTTTATTTCATTAACTAAGATTTTGCCTGCACTCTGGGAACTGTTGCAGTCACCGAAAGAAGCTGTTTTGCTCGTCAAACCTCAGTTTGAAGTGGGACGCGATCGCATTGGAAAAAAAGGCGTAGTGCGCGATGTGAAAGATCAGACGGATGCGATCGTGCAGGTTCTGGAATCGGCTCGATCGATTGGTTGGTACTATCAAGGTCTTACATGGTCGCCGCTCTTGGGTCCAGCGGGAAACATTGAATTTTTGCTGTGGATGCGATCGGACTCTGAAACAATATCACCGGATTTTGACCACATTAAACAATTGGTGCGATCAGCCCAGAAAACTTTACTCCACTAA